A single Roseinatronobacter monicus DNA region contains:
- a CDS encoding DUF3987 domain-containing protein, giving the protein MTALRAHEREQAKAQREEMESWRNAHALWKGARDKILSEAKSGKADKRTAAQADLEALGPEPEAPPSADRTVTEPTFEGLTKLFAHGQPSLGLFSDEGGQFLGGHAMNSENRQKTLAAFNDLWQGNPIRRTRSGDGHATLYGRRLAVHLMVQPGVARGFMADPLAADTGFLPRFLICEPPSAIGTRMQANARRDEMALGSFAARLRDILETPLPMEPETRELEPRPLHLTPEARALLVAFSDAIEAAQAPRADLAHVTGTASKAAEQAARIAGVLTLWRDLQAPAVEARDMADAIDVAQYYLSEASRLASAALVSEKIDNAEKLRKWLLEAWPHDDVTLREVVNRGPNALRESPKARAALDILTEHDWLKTNEAHTFVRGAKRKESWRMVQGARDVV; this is encoded by the coding sequence CTGACTGCGCTGCGCGCCCATGAAAGGGAGCAAGCCAAAGCCCAGCGCGAAGAAATGGAAAGCTGGCGCAATGCGCACGCGCTCTGGAAGGGGGCACGCGACAAGATACTTTCCGAAGCGAAGTCCGGTAAGGCTGACAAGCGCACGGCGGCACAAGCCGACCTTGAAGCGCTCGGACCGGAACCGGAAGCCCCGCCTTCCGCTGACCGAACCGTGACCGAACCGACATTCGAAGGGCTGACAAAGCTTTTCGCGCATGGGCAACCCAGCCTTGGGCTTTTCTCGGATGAAGGCGGGCAATTCTTGGGCGGGCACGCGATGAATAGTGAAAACCGGCAAAAGACGCTGGCCGCGTTCAATGACCTTTGGCAAGGCAACCCGATAAGGCGCACGCGCTCGGGCGATGGGCACGCGACGCTATACGGGCGGCGGCTGGCGGTGCATCTGATGGTGCAACCCGGCGTGGCGCGGGGCTTCATGGCTGACCCGCTGGCGGCGGATACGGGCTTTCTGCCCCGCTTTCTGATTTGCGAACCGCCCAGCGCTATCGGAACCCGGATGCAAGCGAACGCCCGGCGCGATGAAATGGCGCTGGGAAGCTTCGCGGCACGGCTGCGCGACATTCTCGAAACGCCCCTGCCAATGGAACCGGAAACCCGCGAACTTGAACCGCGCCCGCTGCACCTGACCCCCGAAGCCCGCGCGCTGCTAGTGGCCTTTTCCGATGCAATCGAAGCGGCACAAGCCCCCCGCGCGGATCTGGCGCATGTCACGGGCACGGCATCCAAAGCGGCGGAACAAGCGGCACGAATTGCGGGGGTGCTGACCCTGTGGCGCGACCTTCAAGCCCCGGCGGTGGAAGCCCGCGACATGGCCGACGCAATCGACGTTGCGCAATACTACCTTTCCGAAGCTTCACGGCTGGCAAGTGCTGCGCTTGTTTCAGAGAAAATTGATAATGCGGAAAAGCTGCGCAAGTGGCTTCTGGAAGCATGGCCGCATGATGATGTGACTTTGCGTGAAGTGGTTAATCGCGGGCCAAACGCCTTGCGGGAAAGCCCAAAGGCAAGGGCGGCGCTGGACATTCTGACAGAGCATGACTGGCTAAAAACGAATGAAGCCCATACTTTTGTAAGGGGGGCAAAGCGCAAGGAAAGCTGGCGCATGGTGCAAGGGGCGCGCGATGTGGTTTGA
- a CDS encoding P27 family phage terminase small subunit, with protein sequence MGRPRKPTALKAIAGTKRPCRENPNEPQARAGTADPPAWLSDRAASHFARLGAILHGLGVASPDDGDMLALLSSRLEEIEILTATIEDGGRSYQTENGMRRAAPEVAMRNEAMRHAQSLLGEFGLSPATRAKVSARAPEAENPFAILDRMG encoded by the coding sequence ATGGGCAGACCAAGAAAACCGACCGCGCTAAAGGCAATCGCCGGAACAAAGCGCCCGTGTCGCGAAAACCCAAACGAACCGCAAGCGCGCGCGGGCACTGCTGACCCGCCCGCATGGCTGTCTGACCGGGCCGCAAGTCACTTTGCGCGCCTTGGCGCAATCTTGCACGGGCTGGGCGTGGCATCGCCTGATGATGGCGACATGCTGGCGCTGCTGTCGTCACGGCTTGAAGAAATCGAAATCTTGACTGCAACCATCGAAGATGGGGGGCGCAGCTATCAAACGGAAAACGGAATGCGCCGCGCCGCGCCCGAAGTCGCAATGAGAAACGAAGCCATGCGGCACGCTCAAAGCTTGCTGGGTGAATTTGGGCTTTCCCCAGCGACCCGCGCAAAGGTATCAGCACGCGCGCCGGAAGCTGAAAACCCGTTCGCAATTCTTGACCGCATGGGATGA